From a single Triplophysa rosa linkage group LG1, Trosa_1v2, whole genome shotgun sequence genomic region:
- the cideb gene encoding cell death activator CIDE-B, whose product MMETTSSLLKSVARRVWAAPQRPFRVCSWNRETKKWVTAGTLEELKERAAQALLMSTLLTLVCEEDGTELDSDEFFMALPDNTVFMGLKPGETWKHHPLHQRGGHKPGDNKPRTGRDIAQVTFDLYKKSPKDVFGSLNVKATYQGLYSVSADFQCLGPKKFLREALKVLSTLLNAAGYLLISSAKVIRRVIQGADFLEAQQSKSVSNTEYWH is encoded by the exons ATGATGGAAACAACATCCTCTCTTTTAAA GTCAGTGGCTAGACGTGTTTGGGCTGCTCCTCAGCGTCCGTTCAGAGTGTGTTCCTGGAACAGAGAGACTAAAAAATGGGTCACTGCAGGAACTTTAGAGGAGCTAAAAGAAAGG GCAGCCCAGGCTCTCTTGATGTCTACTCTACTGACTTTGGTGTGTGAGGAGGATGGGACGGAGCTCGACTCAGATGAGTTTTTCATGGCCCTGCCAGACAACACTGTTTTCATGGGACTAAAACCTGGAGAGACCTGGAAACATCAtcct TTGCACCAAAGGGGCGGTCATAAACCAGGGGACAACAAGCCAAGGACAGGAAGAGACATTGCTCAAGTCACCTTTGATCTTTATAAGAAGAGCCCCAAAGATGTATTTGGCTCATTGAATGTGAAAGCCACATATCAAGGGTTGTACTCTGTTAGTGCTGATTTTCAATGCCTGGGTCCAAAGAAATTCCTGAG GGAGGCCCTCAAAGTCCTATCTACTCTCCTAAATGCTGCTGGATACTTGTTGATCTCATCTGCTAAAGTGATTCGCCGTGTTATCCAGGGCGCGGATTTTCTTGAAGCTCAACAAAGCAAATCTGTCAGCAACACAGAGTACTGGCATTAA
- the homezb gene encoding homeobox and leucine zipper encoding b: protein MERCAAPRPKSTSPPDPVTSTGSAAETGGDADVYECRICGYKVTNVKCLSQHLQAAHPVTSLPDSSSLGNKRCERQEACGGGVGDDGKTSSLNGDLASPVKEKPVTPERSESPSLHTPEESNETSSSTATQEQEERMEVSPVPKATQSSSLLLSQEKSHCSSGSKHTCDKRLTVPSGSSIHNPTNLVCLPLVSEGLKLIWVRSEQIQQLDEVSDLVEAFNAFPYPTSQEASALARKCALPPDRVKTWFMMQRVRYGISWGEDDIQETRRKLCHIQKGTEPEECEEVNDEEQERRSLDEMQQVFKQPPVAEARMEQREHTPKPNHTVPLHTISDQCRFDVSQNNIDSQSNNHGQQLLSSNVVFSNGLEPLSQALQMNSYLHSERKNVPPHNIGVPVFDAYRQTPNMIMNDQHTAAQYHSGPNPLPQSFQSFSGKKSKAQLMALRRSFVRKSWPSDAEVQHLQRTTGLSCREIRKWFADSRYQLRRNGRAWLAKLAKHNRSLQQAQQDSLGQLDNDSLPSGSLYSNNEVDNPEAQFEVDVDDSEGAVNQSNESRQEISDEGELDDNKSSIQQYSADRSTSPPPLSFARGRVEPSVRLRKKTREQLEILRQNFLRCQWPTNDDYLILQQKTGLTKTEIIQWYGDTRYHVKHNQMRWMTSQERQRIIAAVTQQQKRSGKYSRGRLLLEGMGSGLGLGDSAFVNGSGSDKPTSWNELFSGSTPVLPEGKL from the exons ATGGAGCGATGCGCGGCTCCGCGGCCCAAGAGCACTTCCCCACCGGACCCGGTGACAAGTACTGGGAGCGCAGCGGAGACCGGGGGAGACGCCGATGTTTACGAGTGTCGGATTTGTGGTTATAAAGTGACAAACGTTAAATGTCTCAGTCAGCATCTACAAGCCGCTCACCCAGTTACCAGCCTTCCTGACTCGAGCTCGCTGGGAAACAAGAGATGTGAGAGACAAGAGGCGTGTGGAGGAGGTGTGGGCGATGATGGGAAAACATCCTCCTTGAATGGCGATTTGGCGAGTCCTGTTAAGGAAAAA CCGGTCACCCCTGAGCGATCTGAATCTCCTTCACTTCACACCCCTGAAGAATCAAATGAGACCTCATCCTCCACAGCGACTCAGGAACAGGAAGAGAGGATGGAAGTTTCGCCTGTTCCCAAAGCCACGCAGAGCTCATCCCTGCTGTTATCACAGGAGAAGTCCCACTGCTCTTCAGGGTCTAAGCACACATGTGACAAGAGGCTTACTGTACCATCTGGTTCATCCATCCATAACCCGACTAACCTGGTCTGTCTGCCATTGGTCTCAGAGGGACTGAAGCTTATTTGGGTGCGCTCAGAACAGATCCAACAGTTGGATGAAGTATCTGATCTTGTCGAAGCGTTTAACGCATTTCCCTACCCCACATCGCAGGAGGCGAGCGCTCTAGCTCGCAAGTGTGCGTTACCACCAGACCGAGTGAAAACGTGGTTCATGATGCAACGGGTACGCTACGGAATCAGCTGGGGTGAAGACGACATCCAAGAAACCCGACGCAAGCTGTGCCACATTCAGAAGGGAACAGAACCCGAGGAATGTGAGGAAGTCAACGATGAGGAGCAAGAGAGAAGGAGCTTAGATGAAATGCAGCAGGTTTTTAAACAGCCTCCTGTTGCAGAGGCCCGTATGGAGCAGAGAGAGCACACACCTAAACCGAACCACACTGTTCCACTGCACACAATCAGTGACCAATGCCGCTTTGATGTCAGCCAGAATAATATTGACTCGCAATCTAACAATCATGGTCAGCAGTTACTTAGTTCAAATGTAGTCTTCAGCAATGGTCTTGAACCTTTATCCCAAGCTCTTCAGATGAATTCCTATTTGCACAGTGAACGTAAAAACGTACCTCCTCACAATATTGGAGTCCCGGTTTTTGATGCCTATAGACAAACACCGAACATGATTATGAATGACCAACACACAGCAGCTCAATATCATTCAGGACCAAACCCTCTACCCCAGTCCTTCCAAAGCTTTTCAGGGAAAAAATCTAAAGCTCAACTGATGGCCTTGCGCCGCAGTTTCGTACGGAAGTCTTGGCCCTCTGACGCCGAAGTCCAGCACCTCCAGAGAACGACTGGACTCAGTTGCCGTGAAATTCGGAAATGGTTTGCCGACAGCCGGTACCAGCTTCGCAGAAATGGCCGCGCTTGGCTGGCCAAGCTCGCAAAGCACAATCGCTCATTGCAGCAAGCTCAACAAGACTCCCTGGGTCAGCTGGATAATGACAGTCTACCAAGTGGCAGTTTGTATAGCAACAATGAGGTTGATAACCCTGAGGCACAATTTGAGGTAGATGTGGATGATAGTGAAGGGGCAGTCAACCAATCGAATGAGAGCAGACAGGAAATAAGTGACGAAGGTGAGTTGGATGACAACAAAAGTTCCATTCAACAGTACTCTGCGGACCGCTCcacctctcctcctcctctgtcTTTTGCACGCGGCCGAGTAGAACCAAGCGTGCGACTACGTAAGAAAACAAGAGAACAGTTGGAAATTTTGAGACAAAACTTCCTTCGCTGCCAATGGCCCACAAATGACGACTACTTGATTCTTCAGCAGAAGACGGGCCTGACAAAGACAGAGATTATTCAGTGGTACGGAGATACCCGTTATCACGTCAAACACAATCAGATGCGCTGGATGACTTCACAGGAGAGACAACGCATCATTGCCGCCGTAACTCAACAGCAGAAAAGGAGCGGGAAGTACTCACGGGGCAGACTCTTACTGGAGGGCATGGGCTCAGGGTTGGGTTTGGGAGATTCTGCTTTTGTTAATGGAAGCGGTAGTGATAAGCCAACATCATGGAATGAACTTTTTAGCGGAAGTACCCCAGTTCTGCCCGAGGGCAAGCTTTGA